A single window of Candidatus Methylomirabilota bacterium DNA harbors:
- a CDS encoding acetate kinase translates to MRVLVLNAGSSSLKFRLSRFESPHAVGREILRGVIERIGVAGGQTDHGEAVRRVVERVQAVPDASPVEAVGHRVVHGGRSFVRPTVIDDQVVAAIEALEDLAPLHNRPSLAAIRACRQVLGPEVPMVAVFDTAFHAALPEHAYRYAIPYELAERHGVRRFGFHGTSYRYVVERYRELARPSDGARLVVFHLGNGCSAAAIRDGTSIDTSMGFTPLEGLVMGTRAGDLDAALVGYLVRKEDVDAAEVERWLNERSGLLGLSGVSADMRDLLAGEQHDPRAQLAVEIFCYRARKYLGAYLAALGGADAVVFTGGIGEHWPPVRARICAGMEWCGLRLDEARNARVIGSEGCISTATSRIGVFVIPTDEEAIIARETREALRER, encoded by the coding sequence ATGAGGGTGCTCGTGCTGAACGCGGGAAGCTCGTCCCTGAAGTTCCGCCTGAGCCGGTTCGAGAGCCCGCACGCGGTGGGGCGCGAGATCTTGCGGGGCGTGATCGAGCGAATCGGAGTGGCCGGCGGCCAGACGGATCACGGCGAGGCGGTCCGCCGGGTCGTCGAGCGGGTCCAGGCCGTCCCCGATGCTTCTCCCGTGGAGGCGGTCGGCCACCGCGTGGTGCACGGCGGCCGGAGCTTCGTCCGACCCACGGTGATCGATGACCAGGTGGTGGCGGCGATCGAGGCGCTCGAGGACCTGGCCCCGCTCCACAACCGGCCGAGCCTGGCCGCGATCCGCGCCTGCCGCCAGGTGCTGGGCCCGGAGGTCCCGATGGTTGCGGTGTTCGATACGGCGTTTCATGCGGCCCTGCCGGAGCACGCCTACCGGTACGCCATTCCCTACGAGCTGGCGGAACGGCACGGCGTCCGCCGGTTCGGCTTCCACGGGACGTCCTACCGGTACGTCGTGGAGCGGTATCGGGAGCTCGCGCGGCCATCGGACGGCGCGCGTCTCGTGGTCTTCCATCTGGGCAACGGGTGCTCGGCCGCGGCCATCCGTGATGGCACGTCGATCGACACGTCGATGGGCTTCACGCCCCTGGAGGGGCTCGTGATGGGTACGCGCGCCGGTGATCTCGATGCCGCGCTGGTCGGCTACCTGGTCCGCAAGGAGGACGTGGACGCGGCCGAGGTCGAGCGGTGGCTGAACGAGAGGTCCGGGCTCCTCGGCTTGTCGGGCGTGAGCGCCGACATGCGGGACCTGCTGGCCGGGGAGCAGCACGACCCCCGGGCCCAATTGGCGGTGGAGATCTTCTGTTACCGCGCGCGGAAGTATCTGGGCGCGTACCTGGCCGCCCTCGGCGGCGCCGACGCCGTCGTCTTCACCGGCGGAATCGGGGAGCACTGGCCCCCGGTGCGCGCCCGCATCTGCGCCGGGATGGAGTGGTGCGGACTCCGGCTGGACGAGGCGCGCAACGCCCGGGTCATCGGCAGCGAGGGTTGCATCAGCACGGCGACATCGCGCATCGGGGTATTCGTCATCCCCACCGACG
- a CDS encoding TRAP transporter substrate-binding protein — MKRWSLAAALLIALALPPAPAAAQTVTLKLSHFVPPVAPPHATFLAPWAAKVEKASGGRLKIQIYPSMQLGGTPPQLIDQIKDGVVDIGWTLPGYTAGRFPRTEIFEIPFLHTNALGTTLALQDYYEKYLRDEYKDYHVLLLHVHGGTLVHANKPILKLEDYKGLKIRTANRAGSVYLRAVGANAVGSPVPEVPQMLSKGVIDGALLPYEIARPLKIHELVKYHSELAGPQPRLGTSVFLFAMNKKKYESLPADLKKVIDQHSGRHIAAWAGQNWDDIEKPGKEAAQKAGNQFPVMPVSEVERVRAAVKPEIAKFLKELSSAGFDANAAYAEAQKLVKKYTK, encoded by the coding sequence ATGAAGCGCTGGAGCCTCGCGGCCGCTCTGCTGATCGCGCTCGCCCTCCCGCCGGCGCCCGCGGCGGCCCAAACCGTCACGCTGAAGCTGAGCCACTTCGTGCCGCCGGTTGCGCCTCCCCACGCGACGTTCCTGGCCCCGTGGGCGGCCAAGGTGGAGAAGGCGTCCGGGGGCCGGCTCAAGATCCAGATCTACCCGTCCATGCAGCTCGGGGGCACGCCGCCCCAGCTCATCGACCAGATCAAGGACGGCGTGGTGGACATCGGCTGGACCCTCCCCGGCTACACCGCCGGCCGTTTCCCGCGGACGGAGATCTTCGAGATTCCCTTCCTGCACACCAACGCGCTCGGGACCACGCTGGCGCTGCAGGACTACTACGAGAAATATCTGCGCGACGAGTACAAGGATTACCACGTGCTGCTGCTGCACGTCCACGGCGGCACGCTGGTCCACGCCAACAAGCCCATCCTCAAGCTCGAGGACTACAAGGGGTTGAAGATCCGCACGGCGAATCGCGCCGGCAGCGTCTATCTGCGCGCGGTGGGGGCCAACGCCGTGGGCTCCCCGGTGCCCGAGGTCCCCCAGATGCTCTCCAAGGGGGTGATCGATGGCGCCCTGCTCCCCTACGAGATCGCCCGCCCCCTCAAGATCCACGAGCTCGTGAAGTACCACTCGGAGCTCGCCGGCCCCCAGCCCCGCCTGGGCACCAGCGTGTTCCTGTTCGCGATGAACAAGAAGAAGTACGAGTCGCTGCCCGCGGATCTCAAGAAGGTGATCGATCAGCATTCGGGACGCCACATCGCCGCCTGGGCCGGCCAGAACTGGGACGACATCGAGAAGCCGGGCAAGGAGGCCGCGCAAAAGGCCGGCAATCAGTTCCCGGTGATGCCCGTGTCCGAGGTCGAGCGCGTGCGCGCGGCCGTCAAGCCCGAAATCGCGAAATTCTTGAAGGAGCTGTCGTCCGCCGGTTTCGACGCCAACGCGGCGTACGCCGAGGCCCAGAAGCTGGTCAAGAAGTACACGAAGTAG
- a CDS encoding TRAP transporter small permease, with protein sequence MTGALEGLARAFALAGGALLVVITGMSVVSIVGRAVLGTPVPGDFELVQVGCGAGIAMFLPYCQLRRGNIIVDFFTVRAPARVQAALDAFGALAVAAVMALLAWRTTAGMLTVKAAGEVSMIVGFPIWIGYAAIVPSLALAALVGLATAIASWKAARG encoded by the coding sequence GTGACCGGCGCCCTCGAGGGTCTGGCCCGCGCCTTCGCCCTGGCCGGGGGCGCGCTCCTGGTCGTGATCACCGGGATGTCCGTGGTCTCGATCGTCGGGCGGGCCGTCCTCGGCACGCCGGTGCCGGGCGACTTCGAGCTGGTCCAGGTCGGCTGCGGGGCGGGAATCGCCATGTTCCTGCCCTACTGCCAGCTTCGCCGCGGCAACATCATCGTCGACTTCTTCACCGTCAGGGCGCCCGCGCGCGTGCAGGCCGCGCTCGACGCCTTTGGCGCGCTCGCCGTGGCGGCCGTCATGGCGCTGCTGGCCTGGCGCACGACGGCCGGGATGCTGACCGTCAAGGCCGCCGGCGAGGTGTCGATGATCGTCGGCTTCCCCATCTGGATCGGCTACGCGGCCATCGTGCCCTCGCTGGCGCTGGCCGCCCTCGTCGGCCTGGCCACCGCCATCGCGTCCTGGAAGGCAGCGCGGGGCTGA
- a CDS encoding TRAP transporter large permease: MSAVEAGLLLFAAMLGLMALRVPIAIAMFIPGAVGYALLASPTVLLNHLKGAAWARLSVYDLSVIPLFLLMGQFATQGGLSRALFRFTNTLVGHHRAGLAMAAVLACAAFGTICGSSVATAATLSQVALPEMRRHHYSGRLATATLAAGGTLGILVPPSVVLVVYAILTEQNIAKLFAAAFVPGALAAAGYVTAIAVYVRLVPGQAPALPRATRQERLAALADVWPIAAIFVVVFGGIYGGLFTPTEGAGVGAAGTFLTAVARRELGLAALQRAFLGTAETTAMVFLIFLGADMLNAALALSQMPAQLAQSVVELSLPPLAVVAGILGFYIILCSVMDELSMIILTVPILIPVVMELSLFGLNSTEKAIWFGILVLSVVEIGLIAPPVGLNVYVVNSLARDVPMAETYRGVLPFLASDAVRVTLLLAFPILSLWAVRLIS, from the coding sequence CTGAGCGCGGTCGAAGCCGGGCTCCTGCTGTTCGCGGCGATGCTCGGCCTCATGGCCCTCCGCGTGCCCATCGCCATCGCCATGTTCATTCCCGGCGCCGTGGGCTATGCCCTGCTGGCGAGCCCCACGGTCCTGCTGAACCATCTCAAGGGCGCGGCTTGGGCGCGCCTGTCCGTCTACGACCTCTCGGTGATTCCGCTGTTCCTGCTCATGGGGCAGTTCGCCACCCAGGGCGGTCTGTCGCGCGCGCTGTTTCGGTTCACCAACACGCTCGTCGGCCACCACCGCGCCGGCCTGGCCATGGCCGCCGTGCTGGCCTGCGCCGCCTTCGGCACCATCTGCGGCTCGTCGGTGGCGACCGCAGCGACCCTCAGTCAGGTGGCCCTGCCCGAGATGCGGCGCCACCACTACTCGGGACGGCTGGCCACGGCCACCCTGGCCGCCGGCGGGACGCTCGGTATCCTGGTCCCGCCGTCGGTGGTCCTGGTGGTCTACGCGATCCTCACCGAACAGAACATCGCCAAGCTGTTCGCGGCCGCCTTCGTGCCCGGCGCGCTGGCCGCCGCCGGCTACGTCACCGCGATCGCCGTGTACGTACGGCTGGTGCCCGGCCAGGCGCCCGCGCTGCCACGCGCCACCCGGCAGGAGCGCCTGGCCGCCCTCGCCGACGTGTGGCCCATCGCCGCGATCTTCGTGGTGGTCTTCGGCGGCATCTACGGAGGCCTGTTCACGCCCACCGAGGGGGCCGGGGTCGGCGCGGCGGGCACCTTCCTCACCGCGGTGGCCAGGCGCGAGCTCGGCCTGGCCGCGCTCCAGCGGGCGTTCCTCGGCACCGCCGAGACCACCGCCATGGTCTTCCTGATCTTCCTCGGGGCCGACATGCTGAACGCCGCGCTGGCCCTGTCCCAGATGCCGGCACAGCTCGCCCAGTCCGTGGTGGAGCTGAGCCTGCCCCCGCTGGCCGTCGTGGCGGGGATCCTCGGCTTCTACATCATCCTCTGCAGCGTCATGGACGAGCTGTCCATGATCATCCTGACCGTCCCCATCCTCATCCCGGTGGTGATGGAGCTGAGCCTGTTCGGCCTGAACTCGACGGAGAAGGCGATCTGGTTCGGGATCCTGGTCCTCTCGGTCGTCGAGATCGGGCTCATCGCGCCGCCCGTCGGCCTGAACGTGTACGTCGTGAACAGCCTCGCCCGCGACGTGCCCATGGCCGAGACCTACCGGGGCGTGCTCCCCTTCCTGGCCTCGGACGCCGTCCGCGTCACGCTGCTCCTGGCCTTCCCCATCCTGTCGCTCTGGGCGGTGCGCCTGATCAGCTGA
- a CDS encoding OsmC family protein yields the protein MAEAHFYATLVWSGGALGPTSSVERYSREFRAEFEGKPPLRGSADPAFHGDPTLYNPEDLLLGSLAGCHMLSYLAVCAHAGIAVRSYEDAAVATIARRDGKVRFVDVLLRPKVVLEPGSDLEKARALHEKAHNICVVVNSVNFPVRHEAEVTMPSASVAAV from the coding sequence ATGGCAGAGGCCCATTTCTACGCGACGCTCGTCTGGAGCGGCGGAGCGCTCGGACCGACCAGCTCCGTCGAACGTTACTCGCGAGAGTTCCGAGCCGAGTTCGAAGGTAAGCCTCCGTTGCGAGGTTCTGCCGATCCGGCGTTTCACGGCGACCCCACCCTCTACAATCCCGAAGACCTGCTCCTTGGCTCGCTGGCCGGTTGCCACATGCTGAGCTATCTGGCCGTCTGTGCCCACGCCGGCATCGCGGTGCGCTCGTACGAGGACGCCGCCGTCGCCACGATCGCGCGCCGGGACGGGAAGGTGAGGTTTGTCGATGTGCTCCTTCGCCCCAAGGTGGTGCTGGAACCGGGAAGCGATCTCGAGAAGGCCAGGGCGCTACACGAGAAGGCGCACAACATCTGCGTCGTGGTGAACTCGGTGAACTTCCCGGTTCGTCACGAGGCGGAGGTGACCATGCCCAGCGCGAGCGTGGCCGCCGTGTAG
- a CDS encoding YCF48-related protein, whose amino-acid sequence MPLVVGLLTLAIVTGWASEVQVHHIHGLSVDSGDPAIVYVATHTGLAKLAPGRRPELVGEHRFDLMGFTAHPSRQGLVWASGHPDLPTYHREGVANLGVLESRDGGATWRSVALRGKADFHALAWSPHDGGHLYGWTVAGEPGLYRVSPASAKVERLPTRGLADVSALAASPAPAGPLLAGTRRGLLASRDRGLTWLPVTGLPAGAPVTAVAFHRNDARVVYAFAAGAASVLFRSADSGRTWEKSALQREAQDPVIALAVGPGQQVVAATTSADVLRSGDGGGTWEVLLERGRSRTSSR is encoded by the coding sequence ATGCCGCTCGTGGTGGGGCTTCTCACGCTGGCGATCGTGACCGGGTGGGCAAGCGAGGTCCAGGTCCATCACATCCACGGTTTGTCGGTCGACTCGGGTGATCCCGCGATCGTCTATGTGGCGACGCATACGGGCCTCGCGAAGCTCGCGCCGGGCCGAAGGCCTGAGCTCGTAGGCGAGCATCGCTTCGACCTCATGGGGTTCACGGCGCATCCGAGCCGCCAGGGCCTGGTCTGGGCGAGCGGTCATCCCGATCTGCCCACGTATCACCGGGAGGGGGTCGCCAACCTGGGGGTCCTCGAGAGCCGGGACGGCGGCGCCACGTGGCGGTCGGTGGCGCTCCGGGGCAAGGCGGACTTCCACGCGCTTGCCTGGAGCCCTCACGACGGGGGTCATCTCTATGGCTGGACTGTCGCCGGTGAGCCGGGGCTTTATCGGGTCTCGCCGGCGTCAGCCAAGGTCGAGCGCCTGCCCACCCGCGGGCTCGCCGACGTCAGCGCTCTCGCCGCCAGCCCGGCGCCCGCGGGGCCCCTGCTTGCGGGCACGCGCCGGGGCTTGCTGGCAAGTCGCGACCGCGGGCTCACATGGTTGCCGGTGACGGGACTCCCGGCCGGGGCGCCGGTCACTGCCGTGGCGTTCCACCGCAACGACGCACGCGTCGTTTACGCCTTCGCGGCCGGTGCCGCCAGCGTTCTCTTCCGAAGCGCGGACAGCGGAAGGACGTGGGAGAAGTCCGCGCTTCAACGCGAGGCGCAGGATCCCGTGATCGCGCTGGCGGTAGGCCCTGGCCAGCAGGTCGTGGCTGCCACGACGAGCGCCGACGTCCTGCGCTCGGGCGATGGCGGGGGGACGTGGGAGGTCCTGCTCGAGCGTGGGCGGTCGCGCACATCCTCGCGGTGA
- a CDS encoding MtrB/PioB family decaheme-associated outer membrane protein, translating into MRAARPKALIVAALTVLGGADLASAQVSPGGLTLEGEVEAGGRFFIERPSPTRRAKFEEYRDLSPGPFLHELQLRLFRPDESYSVELGGSKWGHEDQEFSLGAGRLGLWQFGFAWDQIPHLYSTTARTLAVETDRGVFTLPAPRPALSTHNTPDQSEISIRWDTARMFVRVTPTPDLDLDAQYTRTHKAGDRPFGMAFGSPGNNFYEIVEPIDQTIHDLRLRATLARDRWQLQLGYALSMFQNSLSRVIADNPCFGNVASCGASDGGAAAPASGQIALAPDNMAHTLSLAGGVTLPLRTRLTANVAYSLRLQNETFLPHTINPAISDPALALPQDSLNGMVGTTLVNLSATSRPLRPLTLRLRYRLYDLQDMSDEPVFPGHVVDDRTLVVEDRRAGRFEYTRQNADADARMRLLRPLTITVGGGWERWDRNEHREVPTSDEYFARGALDATPLDWLLVRLTYRPSFRRIEEYDTFAHLVHTVVEEDVTSAAAQSQSPLLRKFDEGERDRQRVDLLLQFMPADAVTASVTGALYDDDYIASPLGLQDATTWSVGVDLTWAPLRWLSLYGGYTHEVIEQTQRSRSRPVSGGVTLDFADYDWIAVHTDTVDTLYAGTRIGLIPRVLDWSLDASYASALGRVQNGNPVTPASGTAAQDATATAKPWPAFEDRLLRLETALRYRFAKRWTAKLGYVFESFRKNDWRTDRLNPFIPGVTSIWLGNDARNYDAHMLIATLGYRFD; encoded by the coding sequence ATGAGAGCGGCGAGGCCGAAAGCCCTCATCGTCGCGGCGCTGACGGTGCTCGGGGGCGCTGACCTCGCCTCCGCCCAGGTCAGCCCGGGCGGCCTCACCCTCGAGGGGGAGGTCGAGGCCGGGGGCCGATTCTTCATCGAGCGTCCCTCGCCGACCCGTCGAGCTAAGTTCGAGGAGTACCGAGACCTATCGCCCGGGCCGTTCCTGCACGAGCTGCAGCTGAGGCTGTTTCGTCCCGACGAAAGCTACTCCGTCGAGCTCGGGGGCTCGAAGTGGGGCCACGAGGACCAGGAGTTCTCGCTGGGCGCCGGCCGGCTCGGGCTCTGGCAGTTCGGGTTCGCATGGGATCAGATCCCCCACCTGTACTCCACGACCGCGCGGACGCTGGCCGTCGAGACCGACCGCGGTGTTTTCACGCTGCCGGCTCCGCGGCCCGCGCTCTCGACCCACAACACGCCCGATCAGTCCGAGATCAGCATCCGCTGGGACACCGCGCGGATGTTCGTCAGGGTCACGCCGACCCCGGATCTGGATCTGGACGCGCAGTACACGCGGACCCATAAAGCCGGCGACCGTCCCTTCGGGATGGCATTCGGCAGCCCGGGCAACAATTTCTACGAGATCGTGGAGCCGATCGACCAGACGATCCACGACCTGCGCCTGCGCGCGACCCTGGCTCGCGACCGCTGGCAGCTGCAGCTCGGGTACGCGCTCTCGATGTTCCAGAACTCGCTGAGCCGCGTCATCGCCGACAACCCGTGCTTCGGCAACGTGGCGTCGTGCGGCGCCAGCGACGGCGGCGCGGCCGCCCCGGCCTCGGGACAGATCGCGCTGGCCCCCGACAACATGGCCCACACGCTGAGCCTCGCCGGAGGGGTCACCCTGCCGCTCCGGACGCGCCTGACCGCGAATGTCGCGTACAGCTTGCGTCTTCAGAACGAGACGTTTCTGCCCCACACGATCAACCCGGCCATCAGCGACCCGGCGCTTGCCCTGCCGCAGGACAGCCTCAACGGGATGGTCGGGACCACGCTCGTAAACTTGAGCGCCACCAGCCGACCACTGCGACCGCTGACCCTCAGATTGCGCTACCGGCTCTACGACCTGCAGGACATGAGCGACGAGCCGGTCTTTCCCGGGCACGTCGTCGACGACCGGACCCTGGTGGTCGAAGACCGCCGGGCGGGCCGCTTCGAGTACACCCGACAGAATGCGGACGCCGATGCGCGAATGCGCCTCCTGCGCCCGCTGACCATCACGGTGGGTGGAGGCTGGGAGCGGTGGGACCGCAACGAACACCGCGAGGTCCCCACGAGCGACGAGTACTTCGCCAGGGGCGCTCTGGACGCCACGCCGCTCGACTGGCTGCTCGTCCGGCTCACGTACCGTCCCTCGTTTCGGCGGATCGAGGAGTACGACACGTTTGCCCACCTCGTGCACACGGTGGTAGAGGAGGATGTGACCAGCGCTGCGGCCCAGAGCCAGTCTCCGCTGCTGAGGAAATTCGACGAGGGCGAGCGGGATCGCCAGCGCGTCGACCTGCTCCTGCAGTTCATGCCCGCCGACGCCGTCACCGCCTCGGTGACGGGAGCCCTGTACGACGACGACTACATCGCGTCACCCCTCGGTCTGCAGGACGCCACCACCTGGTCCGTCGGCGTCGATCTCACCTGGGCTCCTCTGCGGTGGCTATCGCTCTACGGCGGCTACACCCACGAAGTCATCGAGCAGACGCAGCGTTCCCGGAGCCGGCCGGTGAGTGGGGGCGTGACCTTGGATTTTGCCGATTACGACTGGATAGCCGTCCACACCGACACCGTGGACACGCTCTATGCGGGTACCCGGATCGGGCTGATCCCGCGGGTGCTCGACTGGAGCCTCGACGCCAGCTACGCCTCTGCGCTCGGTAGGGTGCAGAACGGGAACCCCGTGACGCCAGCCAGCGGGACGGCGGCCCAGGATGCCACGGCCACCGCCAAGCCCTGGCCCGCCTTCGAAGACCGGCTCCTCCGTCTGGAGACGGCGTTGCGGTACCGCTTCGCGAAGAGGTGGACGGCCAAGCTCGGGTACGTCTTCGAGTCGTTTCGGAAGAACGACTGGCGGACCGATCGGCTGAACCCGTTCATTCCGGGCGTGACGTCGATCTGGCTGGGGAATGACGCCAGGAATTACGATGCCCACATGCTTATAGCAACGCTGGGCTACCGCTTCGACTAG
- a CDS encoding DmsE family decaheme c-type cytochrome, whose amino-acid sequence MGRRAAWSVTIVGCTGLLALAFALSACSPAQPPSPVSPVAQSSTTASAPVDGYVGAETCKACHEDAYERFATTRMGRLFLRHPRNALERLGCENCHGPGQAHVEAGGGKGRQARLITFARDDPTAPERRSEACLACHTKGDRLFWTGSPHDSRDVTCAGCHRVMQDHSPRAQLARATEIDTCGSCHIQRRAQQMRSSHMPLREGKMTCTSCHNPHGTVTPALLKEQSLNDTCYTCHAEKRGPFLWEHPPVAESCVNCHDPHGSNHERMLKMAKPRLCQQCHVETRHPTNPYGRETASAKFVFGRACSSCHVNIHGSNHPSGFAFTR is encoded by the coding sequence GTGGGACGACGAGCAGCCTGGTCCGTCACGATAGTCGGGTGCACAGGGCTTTTGGCCCTGGCCTTTGCGCTCTCTGCCTGCTCGCCAGCCCAGCCGCCTTCTCCCGTTTCGCCAGTCGCGCAATCGAGCACCACTGCATCGGCTCCGGTAGACGGCTACGTCGGCGCCGAGACCTGCAAGGCGTGCCACGAGGACGCCTACGAGCGCTTCGCGACCACCCGGATGGGGCGGCTGTTCCTCCGGCATCCGCGCAATGCGCTGGAGCGGCTGGGCTGCGAGAACTGCCACGGGCCGGGCCAGGCCCACGTCGAGGCCGGTGGAGGTAAGGGGCGTCAGGCCAGGCTGATCACCTTCGCCAGGGACGATCCCACCGCGCCGGAGCGGCGGAGCGAGGCGTGCCTGGCGTGCCACACCAAGGGCGACCGCCTGTTCTGGACCGGGAGCCCCCACGACTCCCGCGACGTCACCTGCGCCGGCTGCCACAGGGTCATGCAGGACCATTCGCCGCGCGCCCAGTTGGCCCGGGCTACCGAGATCGATACCTGCGGCTCCTGCCATATCCAGAGGCGGGCCCAGCAGATGCGCTCGTCCCACATGCCGCTGCGGGAGGGCAAGATGACCTGTACGTCGTGCCACAACCCGCACGGCACCGTCACCCCGGCCCTGCTCAAGGAGCAGTCCCTCAACGACACCTGCTACACCTGCCACGCCGAGAAGCGGGGGCCGTTCCTCTGGGAGCATCCGCCCGTCGCCGAGAGCTGCGTGAATTGCCACGATCCACACGGCTCCAACCACGAGCGGATGCTCAAGATGGCCAAGCCACGGCTCTGCCAGCAGTGCCACGTGGAGACCCGCCATCCGACCAACCCGTACGGTCGGGAAACCGCATCCGCCAAGTTCGTGTTCGGCCGAGCCTGTTCCAGCTGCCACGTGAACATCCATGGCTCCAACCATCCCTCGGGATTCGCCTTCACGCGGTAG
- a CDS encoding NapC/NirT family cytochrome c — protein MLPLLATATSAIPQPHGWLGTVNDWARGLGIAFAILDCVLLAVAWTMLRRAGVTPTLRLLLPAAVVVLPLAVTFFGYHYGFEAAKSVEACGACHAMRPYVSDLREPASQTLAAVHFKNRYIQDNQCYTCHSDYGMFGGLRAKWKGLEHLARQTTGSYSLPLTIARPYASARCLHCHGESLKFLESAGHGRELVAQMITGAVSCLGCHGPAHRAAAARAVQ, from the coding sequence TTGCTGCCTCTCCTGGCGACAGCCACCTCAGCCATCCCGCAACCGCACGGGTGGCTCGGCACGGTCAACGACTGGGCCCGCGGACTCGGGATCGCGTTCGCCATTCTCGATTGCGTCCTTCTCGCCGTCGCCTGGACGATGCTCCGCCGGGCAGGAGTGACACCCACCCTGAGGCTGCTGCTGCCCGCGGCGGTCGTCGTGCTGCCGCTCGCCGTGACATTCTTCGGATACCACTACGGATTCGAAGCGGCCAAGAGCGTGGAGGCCTGCGGGGCCTGCCATGCGATGAGACCGTACGTGAGCGACCTCCGCGAGCCCGCCAGTCAGACGCTGGCCGCCGTTCATTTCAAGAACCGCTACATCCAGGACAATCAATGCTACACGTGTCATTCCGACTACGGCATGTTCGGGGGACTGAGGGCGAAGTGGAAGGGGCTCGAGCACCTCGCGCGCCAGACAACGGGGTCCTATAGCCTGCCGCTGACGATCGCCCGTCCCTATGCCAGCGCCCGGTGCCTGCACTGTCACGGAGAATCCCTGAAGTTCCTCGAATCGGCCGGCCACGGCCGGGAACTGGTGGCGCAGATGATCACCGGCGCGGTTTCGTGCCTCGGCTGCCACGGCCCTGCGCACCGGGCGGCAGCCGCTCGGGCGGTGCAGTGA
- a CDS encoding DUF5676 family membrane protein: MTLSLGLFSAVTFVVCVAYGLLVPRSLHMTQFLEAILPGFTWLTAGSFVLGLVETFLYGVYAGLVFTPIYNVVARRFQPVKEAR, translated from the coding sequence ATGACATTGTCCCTCGGGCTCTTCAGCGCCGTGACGTTCGTCGTGTGCGTGGCATACGGCCTACTAGTCCCGAGGAGCCTCCACATGACACAGTTTCTCGAGGCCATCCTGCCGGGCTTCACGTGGCTCACCGCGGGGAGCTTCGTGCTCGGGCTGGTGGAGACCTTCCTCTACGGCGTGTACGCGGGGCTCGTGTTCACGCCCATCTACAACGTCGTGGCGCGACGCTTTCAGCCAGTGAAGGAGGCTCGGTGA
- a CDS encoding efflux RND transporter periplasmic adaptor subunit produces the protein MTRLPTGTVRRAAMMLGVAALAAAVTAAAAWLVLRPAERPSGILEVNGRVEGDESAVGPRAGGKVVKLLVREGQRVDSGALIAELASDQVRAQLAQAAHAVHTAREELAEAHAHLASARREVETADLAVTHARQQARARIGEAEAALGAARARLTEAEASRTNADRDFARARELYAKELIAAQQLDQAQTRFEVARAGAEAARQHVGQAEETLALARTSRTAAEVLEGRAQTARERVREARAAIETARARIEVADANRAVARANVEDTRVLAPFTGTVLRKLVEPGEVVAAGTPLVLFVDLARLHAKVYVPEADLGKVKVGDPARVYTDAFPGRAFDAHVSEVAQHAEFTPRDVHMKDERAKLVFAVKLAIDNPEGILKPGMPVDALIRWRPDASWPEPEK, from the coding sequence ATGACCAGGCTGCCGACGGGGACCGTCCGCCGTGCTGCGATGATGCTCGGCGTAGCCGCCCTGGCGGCTGCGGTGACGGCGGCGGCGGCGTGGCTCGTGCTGCGCCCGGCAGAACGGCCGTCGGGGATCCTCGAGGTCAACGGCCGCGTCGAGGGTGACGAGTCGGCCGTGGGGCCGCGGGCGGGCGGTAAGGTCGTGAAACTGCTGGTCCGGGAGGGCCAACGCGTCGACTCCGGCGCGCTGATTGCCGAGCTCGCGTCCGACCAGGTCCGCGCCCAGCTCGCCCAGGCCGCGCACGCCGTGCACACGGCCCGCGAGGAGCTCGCCGAGGCTCACGCCCACCTGGCCTCGGCCCGCCGCGAGGTCGAGACGGCGGACCTCGCGGTCACGCACGCCAGGCAACAAGCCCGGGCGCGGATCGGCGAGGCCGAGGCGGCGCTGGGCGCCGCCCGCGCCCGGCTGACGGAGGCGGAGGCCAGTCGGACGAACGCCGACCGCGATTTCGCCAGAGCCCGGGAGCTCTACGCCAAGGAGCTCATCGCCGCCCAGCAGCTCGACCAGGCGCAGACGCGCTTCGAGGTCGCACGGGCCGGCGCGGAGGCCGCCCGGCAACACGTCGGGCAGGCCGAGGAGACGCTGGCCCTGGCCCGAACTTCCCGGACGGCGGCCGAGGTGCTCGAGGGCCGCGCGCAGACCGCGCGCGAGCGCGTGCGAGAGGCCCGGGCGGCGATCGAGACCGCCCGCGCACGGATCGAGGTGGCCGATGCCAACCGCGCGGTGGCGCGCGCGAACGTGGAAGATACCCGGGTGCTGGCGCCCTTCACCGGAACCGTGCTCCGGAAGCTGGTGGAGCCCGGCGAGGTGGTGGCGGCGGGCACGCCGCTGGTCCTCTTCGTCGATCTCGCGCGGCTCCACGCCAAGGTGTACGTGCCGGAGGCCGATCTCGGCAAGGTCAAGGTGGGCGATCCCGCGCGTGTCTACACCGACGCGTTCCCCGGCCGGGCCTTCGACGCCCACGTCTCTGAGGTCGCGCAGCACGCCGAGTTCACGCCACGGGACGTGCACATGAAGGACGAGCGCGCGAAGCTCGTCTTCGCCGTCAAGCTGGCGATCGACAACCCCGAGGGGATCCTCAAGCCCGGCATGCCCGTCGACGCGCTGATCCGGTGGCGTCCCGATGCTTCCTGGCCAGAGCCGGAGAAATAG